TCCGGGTGGGGCACGGTCATCCGCAGCAGGGCCGAGGTCGTATCCCACCGGGGCCGGTGCGAGAGCGCCGGGTCGGCGACGTCCAGGTGGCGGCCGAAGAACTCCCGGGCGAAGGCGGGCGCCGCCCCGGGGGAACGCGCCAGCCACGGGTAGAGCAGCTCGAGGCCGCGCGCGCGGATCCGCGAATCCGGATCCCGTGCCAGGAACTCGCGCAGCCGGGCCTCGCGGAAGAGGTCGTAGCCGGCGAACACCTCGTCGGCGCCCTCCCCGGTGACCACGACCTTGTAGCCGTGCTCGCGGGCGAGACCGGACAGGAGGAACATCGGCACCGGCGCGGCCCGCAGCATGGGCGCCTCTGCGTGGCGGACCACCTCGGGGAAGGCCGCGCCGATGTCGCCGGCGCGCACCGTCACCTCGTGATGCTCGGTGCCGAGCCGGGCGGCCATGACCGACTGGAACGCACCCTCGTCGAAGTCGGCGTCGGCGAACCGCAGCGAGAACGTCTGCAGCGGCACGTCGGTGTACCGGGCGATGACGGCGGCCGTGATCGCGGAGTCGAGCCCGCCGGAGAGATAGGCGCCGACGGGCACGTCGCTGCGCAGGAACCGCAGCCGCACCGCCTCGACCACCCGGTCGCGAACGGCCGCCGTATTCTGCGTCAGGTCCTGCAGGGGCTCGGTGCCGCGCTCGGGGAAGTCGGGCTGCCAGAACGGGAAGAGCCGTTCGCCCCGCTCGTCGATGATCGCCACGTGTCCCGGCGGCAGCTGGCGGATCCCGGCGAAGACCGTCCGGGGGGCGACGGTGCTCCAGAAGGTCATCGTCTCGGCGAGTCCGACGCGGTCGAAGGCCCTCGGCAGCCGCGGATCGGCGAGGAGCGACTTCACCTCGGAGGCGAACAGCAGCCGGTGCCGGTCGCGGGTGAAGTACAGGGGCCGGACCCCGAGCCGGTCCCGGCACAGGATGAGGCGGCGGCTGCCGCGTTCCCAGATCGCCAGCGCCCACTGGCCGTTGAACCGTTCGAAGCAGTCCTCCCGCCACTGCTCCCAGGCGTGCACGATCACCTCGGTGTCACTCGCCGAGACGAATCGATGGCCGAGGCCGATCAGTTCCCGGCGCAGCTCGACGTAGTTGAAGATCTCGCCGTTGAACGTGACCCACACCGAGCCGTCCGCGTTGCCCATCGGCTGGGCGCCGCCGTCCGCGTCGATGACGGCCAGCCGCGCATGGCCGAGGGCCACGTGCTCGTCCCGGAAGAGGCCGCTACCGTCCGGGCCGCGGTGCGGCACCCGCGAGAGCATGCGGATCGCCAGGTCGAGGTCGGGGGCGCCGTCGAACGAGCGCACCCCTACGATGCCGCACATCGCTCCCCTCCGGCGAGGGTGCACAGGAGGGACTCGATCGCCTCCGACCGCCCGAGGTGGACGACGTCGATCGCGTCCTCGGGGAGCGTCACGCCGCAGGCGTCCTCGAGTGCGATCGCCATGCGGATCGCGTCGAGCTCGCCCGCATCCGGCCCGAGCGGGAGCGGGAGTTCGGCCAGAATCCGGCGTCGGTCGACGGTCATCCGCTCAGCTCCCGTTCCTGCGGTGTGAGGGCAGCACGTGCTCACCCCAAGGATGACACGCGGGGCGCCCGATCCGGCAGGGGGTGAGGGCCACGGATTCCGGAGCGCCCCGGCTCCGTGCTAGGTCCGTGCAGGCCTGTGCCGGGCCTGTGCCGGGATCCGGGCGCGGATCGCCCGCCTCGGCCCACCCCCACCTCACCCCCGCCTCACCTCGAGCCGCCGTGAGGTTCACCCCTCGATCATGCGCCCGGGCGGCGGAGTCTGGGCTAGCTTCTCGAGTAGCCGGCGACGCCGCGGGGCGGGGCCGCCCGGTCGGCGATGGGAGGCCGAGATGAGGCTGCGGGTCGATGATGTCAGTTGTCGTGAGATCGACGACGAGATGGTGCTGCTCGACCTGAGGACGTCGACCTACCTCACGGCGAACCGGGTCGGCACGACGCTCCTGCGCCTGCTGGCCGAGGAGTGCTCCACGGCGGACCTGGCCGACGCGCTGGTCGCCGCGTTCGGGATCGAGCGAGCGGCCGCGCTCGCGGACACCCGCGCGTTCCTGGGGGATCTGCACCATCGCGGCCTGCTCGAGCGCGCCGAGCCCGGGATCGCCGCCGGGACGCCGGGGCATGACTCCGATCCGTGAGGTGCCCGCGGTCGCCGCGGCGCTCCTGGTCGCCTGCGCCGTCGAGGTCGCCCTGCACCTGCTGTCGTTGCCGCGCACGGCCCGCGCGGTGGGCGCCCCGCTGCGCCAGGGGGGAGGCGCCGCCCCGGCCGCCCGGGGAAACGCGCGGCTCGGCCCGCGCGGCCGCCGCCGGGTGCGAGCGGTGCGGCGCGTCATGCGGCACTGGCCGTTCGGGGACACGTGCCTGCGGCACGCGCTCGTCGCCGGCCAGCGGCTCCGCCGACTCCACCCGGAGCTCGTCGTCGGGGTGAGGAAGACCGGTGGCGTGGTGCGGGCGCACGCCTGGCTCGAGTTCGAGACCGGGCTCTACGATCCGCTCGGTGTCGCGCGGGCCTACCTGCCGCTCGAGCCGCTTCCGGGCGAGGAGGGCACGTGATGCGCACCGGGGCGCCGGGCCGCTCCCGGCCGACCCAGCCGACCCGGCCGACCCGGCCGACCCAGCCGACCCGAACGACCCGGCTGTACCGGCTCTACGGGCTCGTGATCGACAGCGAGATCGACCTGCACCAGGATCGGCCCGCGACGGGGCGGGCCGACCTCACGGTCCGGATCGGCGCCGCCATGACGGCGACCACCGCGCCACCGATCGGGCGCAGGCTGCTGCACCTGGAGACCGCGGAATCGGTCCTCGCCACGGCGACCACGACCGGGTCGGGCTATCACCTGCGCTTCTACGGAACGTGCGACGTCGAGATCGATCGCGCGCTGACCACGGTGGTGACGCACGCGGTGACCGGGGCGGATCCGGACACGGTGGCCGTGCTCGTCTCGGGAACCGTGCTCTCGTTCGTGCTCGCGATGCGCCGCGAGGCGGTGCTGCACGCGAGCGCGGTCGAGGTCGAGGCCGGCGCGGTGGCGTTCGTGGGCGGGTCCGGGATGGGCAAGTCCACGATGGCGACCCTCCTGTGCGCCGCGGGCGGCCGACTCGTCACGGACGACGTGTTGCGCGTGGACCTGCGTGGGGCCCGGCCGCGGTGCTACCTGGGCGGGACCGCACTGCGGCTGCGCAAGTCGGCCGCCGAACTCTCCGCGCTCTTCGACACGCGTCCGGCCCGCCGGGTCACGGGGGACGGGCGGGATGCGCTGACGATGGCGCCCGCCGTTCGGGAGCTGCTGCCGCTGGCCGCGATCGTCATTCCCGTGCCGCGCCACGACGCCCCCGGGAGCCGGCCCGAACTCGTGCGGCTGGACCCGGCGCGGGCGCTGCTCGCGCTGCTCCGGTTCCCGCGCATCGTCGGTTGGGAGGATCCGGACACGCTCGATCGCCAGTTGCAGGAGCTCGGGGCGATCGTCGAGGCCGTGCCGGTTCACGTCGCCGGCCTCCCGTGGGGGCCGCCGTTCCCGGACTCGCTGGCCGCCGACGTGCTCGAGGGGGTCAGGGGCGAGGCGGAGCCGCGGGCGGGATCATCGGCAGGCCCTCCTCGTGCAGCCAGGCCATCTGCGCGAGGAAATAGCTCACCGGATGCGGCCGGTCGCTGAGCCAGACGGCACGGAGGCGTTCCTCGTCGATGAAGTCCGGGGAGAAGGCCCCGCCCCGGAAGCCCTCGGCGAACCGGCGCTCCCGCTCGCCCCACCGGGAGGCGTTGAAGGCCGCCTTCGACCGGCGAGCGAGGATCGCATCCGGGAGCAGGTCGGCGCCGAGGAGGCGGAAGAGGTTCGTCCGGCCCCGGAAGCCCCAGCCGCCCCCGGCGCGTGCGAGCGCGGCGACCACGGGGGCCTCGGCGATCGGATGCCGCAGGGTGAGCCCGTACTCGGCGGCGCTCGCGGTGGCGTTGTCCAGGCCGAGCCTCGTCGCGCGCCGGGAGTAGATCGCCCAGGTGGCCTCGTCCCAGCGCAGCGGGCCTCGTTCCGCCGCCTCGTCCCGGGCGAGGATGTCCCGTGCCGCCGGTCGCAGCCACCCGAGCGCGGCGGGGTCGGCGAACCTGCGCCGCGACTGCCGCCGCGCGACGACGGCCGGGCTCAGCGCCGCGGCCGCCGCCCGCACGAGCGCCCCGCTGGGGCGGCGACGCCGGCCGAGGAGCAGGTACAGGGGCGTGATCCGGCGTCCCTCGATGAACGCGTCACCGCCCTCGCCGGTGAGCACGGTCCCGGGGTCGAGCTGGTCGAAGAAGAGTGGTTGGGTATGAACGGCCTCCGGCCAGACGAGCCCGCGCCGGCGCAGGTGTCGGGTCGCCAGGTCGCCCAGCGTGGACCGCTCATGGGTGACCGGCACGACGATCCGCTCGGTGAGACCGAGGTGGCCGAGCACCAGGTCCTGCCATGCGGACTCGTCGGCCCGCGCGTCCCCCGGATACACGGCCGTGACCGGCACCGGATCCGGGACCCCGAGCGCGCGGGCAGCCCGGGTCGCCAGAGCGAGCACGAGGGAGGAGTCCCTCCCCCCGGAGAACAGCACGTAGCACGGGCCGTCGGCCACCGCTTCGCGGGCGGCGTGGTCCAGGGCGTCGCGGACCGTTCCGCCGTCTCGGACCGTTCTGCCGTCTCGGACCGTTCGACCGGGGACCACCGCCTCCCACGGCACGGGCATCGCCCCCAACGGCGCGCCGACGTCGAGCTCGCGGCCCGCGAGCCGCTCATACGTCGCGGCACGGTCGCGACGCGACGCCGCGTCCCGATCACGATCGGCACGCGGCGTCGTGGCCACGGTCAGCTGAACGTGCCCGGTGCAGGCACCGTCCACTTCCACAGCCGGATCTCGTCCGACCAGTCCTGCAGGTTGTGACCACCGAGGGTCATCTCGCGCACGCTGCCGACTTCGGTCAGCTTCGGTGCTTCGTAGTCATTCACGTCGTTCCCTTCCTTCTTCTCGTGCGAGGGACGCGCTGCCGCGCCTCATCGGATGGATTCCCAGGCGATCGACTCAGCCTAGGAGGCGGCCTGCTCCCGTGTTCGGGCGAAGCCGGATTCTCCGCGGGTGAATCGTGGGTGCGCGGGCGAGTGGCGGGGGGTGAGCAGGGTGAGGTCGTTGGGCCCGCTGTGTCCTCCGGGTCCGCAGCCGGCTACGACGACCGGATCGCGCCCTCGACCCGGTCGAGATAGACGCCGAGGGCGCGCTGGCCGGCCACGACGCGATCGGCCCGGCCGGACCGGGCGGCCTGGGCGGCCCGGTCCCGCTGCAGCACGTGGCGGGCCACGCCCCGGGAGGCGGCCAGCGCCGTGCGGGCCGCCCCCGGCTGCGCGGCCCGGGCCACGAGCCGGGCGATGCCGGGCTCGGACCGGGCGCCCGGCACGGGGGCGATGCGGTCGACCGCACCTGTCAGAGCCCGGAACGCCGGGGAGGACCCGAGGAGGCGGTCGAGGCCGATGGGCAGATCGCCCCCCAGGCCGGACCGGGCGCGTCGCAGCACGAGCGAGACGTGCGGGGCGGCCTTCCACGCGGCCGCCCGCCGGGCCACCTCGGCCCAGTCCGTGACCCGTGCGGCACTGCGTTGGGCGTCCACGAGGTAGAGCAGCCTGTTGGCGCCCGTGAGCGCGGCGTGCAGGCAGACGTGGATGAGCGTGTCCGCGGGGTCGAGGGTCCACCCGGGCACGAACCCGAGCCGGATCGGTACCCGCCGCTCGAGGATCCGGGCGGTCGGCACGTCGAGCCGCCGCCGCCGGCCGGCCGTGTTGATCATCGACCAGTGCAGGTCCATGAGTGCCCCGGACGGGCTCCGCCAGTGCATCTCGCCGGGGACGTCGGGATTGCCGAGCATGTCGTCGAAGTCGGCGATCGTCCACCCCGCCTCGAGCAGCCGCGCGCTCGCCGTCCGCAGGTCGCCCGGGGCCACGAGGAGGTCGAGGTCCCCGTAGCTGCGCAGGCCGGCCACGGGGTGGGCGACCTCGGAGAGCACCGGCCCCTTGAACACGACCCACGGGAGGTCCTCGAACAGGTCGCCGAGCGCCCCGACGAGGGTCGTCATGTGCAGGTGGGTCGCCCGCGCCCGGTCCCGGTCGTCCTCGACGAGCCGCGCCAGGTCCCCGGCCGTCTCGCGCAGCAGCGTGTGCGCCAGCGGGGCCAGGCGGTGGTAGCGGACGGCGCCCGCGAACGCCTCGGGGCGGGCCCGCACCGACGGCGCGATCACCGGGGTCTCGCCCCGTGCGATCTGCACGAGCGCGTGCGAGAGGGCGGAGCGGGCTCGGCGCCGCGGGGGGCGGTCCGTGACCGTGCTGCGAGCTGACACCATTCCTCCCGGTTCGTCCACAGTGCGAGCGGGTCGGCGCTGTTCGCGATCGTCTGTGGTATGAGACGATGCTACCTATGCGCGTCGCCGTCGTTGGTTGCGGATATCTCGGTGCCGTGCACGCCGCTGCCATGGCCGAGTTCGGGCACGACGTCATCGGCTTCGACGTCGACGCGCGCAAGATCGCGGCGCTGCGGGCCGGTGAGCCGCCGATCTTCGAGCCCGGCCTGCCCGAGCTCCTCAGCGCGGGGATCTCCTCGGGCCGGCTGAACTTCTCGAGCGACGTCGCGGACATCGCCGGCGCCTCGCTCATCTTCCTCACCGTGGGCACGCCGCAGCTCAAGGACGGCCGAGCGGCGGATCTCAGCTACGTCGACGCGGCCATCACCGCGCTCGCCGGACAGCTGCGCCCGGGCGACGTCGTCGTCGGGAAGTCGACCGTGCCGATCGGCACGGCCGCCCGCCTCGCCGCCCGCCTCGACGACCTCGCCCCCGGCGCCGTGCTCGCCTGGAATCCCGAGTTCCTGCGGGAGGGGTGGGCGGTCCAGGACTCGCTCGCCCCGAATCGGCTCGTGTTCGGCCTCCCGCCGGCGGCGGATCGGGCCCGCCGCGCCGAGGCGGCGCTGCGCGAGGTGTTCGCCCGGCCGCTGGCGAACGACACGCCGCTCATCGTCACGGACTACGCGACCGCGGAACTGGTCAAGGTCTCCGCCAACGCGTTCCTCGCCACGAAGATCTCCTTCATCAACGCCATGGCGGAGATCGCCGAGGTGACCGGCGCCGACGTCACCCAGCTCGCCGACGCGATCGGCTACGACGACCGGATCGGCCGGCGGTACCTCGGCGCCGGGGTGGGATTCGGCGGCGGCTGCCTCCCGAAGGACATCCGGGCCTTCCGGGCGCGCGCCGAGGAACTGGGGCGCGGGGAGTCGGTCGCCTTCCTCGCGCAGGTCGACGCGATCAACCTCCGCCGCCGCAAGCGCCTCGTCGCCCATGCCATCGACCTGCTCGACGGGACGCCGCACGGCAAGGTCGTGGCGGTCCTCGGGCTCGCGTTCAAGCCGCAGTCGGACGACGTGCGCGACTCTCCCGCGCTCGACATCGCGGTGCGGCTCCACGGCCTCGGCGCGGTGGTCCGGGCCACCGATCCGAAGGCGATCGAGAACTCCCGGGCACTCCACCCGCAGCTCGACTACCGCGAGTCCTTCGAGGACGCCGTCACCGGGGCGGACGTCCTCGTGCTCGTGACCGAGTGGGACGAGTACCGGTACCTCGATCCGGAGGCCGTGGGCGAGCTCGTGGCCGGGCGCAACGTGGCGGATGGGCGCAACAGTTACGATCCCGCCCGGTGGCGGGCGGCGGGATGGCGATACCGGGGACTCGGCCGGCCCTGAGTCCCGGCCGGAATAGTCGAAACCGGTCGGAACCGGCCGAAACCGGTCGGCGGAGTAGTCGGTCGGATCGCCCGGTGGACAGGAGGACGGAATGAAGGGAATCATCCTCGCCGGCGGGTCCGGCACCCGGCTGCACCCCATCACGATCGGCGTCTCCAAGCAGCTCATGCCGGTCTACGACAAGCCGATGATCTACTACCCGCTGTCGACCCTCATGCTCGCCGGCATCCGCGACATCCTCGTGATCACCACCCCGCACGACGCGGCGAGCTTCGAGCGCCTGCTCGGCGACGGGTCCCAGTTCGGCATCTCGGTCTCCTACGCCCGGCAACGCTCGCCCGACGGCCTCGCCCAGGCGTTCACGATCGGCGCGGACTTCATCGGAACCGGCCGCGTCGCCCTCGTGCTCGGCGACAACCTCCTCTACGGTCCCGGCCTGGGGCGCCGGCTCACACGCTTCACGAGGATCGACGGCGGGGCGATCTTCGCGTACTGGGTCGCCGAGCCGCGGGCGTACGGCGTGATCGAGTTCGACGACGCCGGGCGGGCGGTCTCCCTCGAGGAGAAGCCGGCCGATCCCCGCAGCAGCTACGCGGTCCCCGGCCTGTACTTCTACGACAACGACGTGATCGAGATCGCCCGCGGCCTGCGGCCCAGCGCCCGCGGCGAGTACGAGATCACCGACGTCAACCGCGCCTACCTCGAGCGTGACCGGCTCCGGGTCGAGGTGCTGCCGCGCGGAACCGCCTGGCTCGACACCGGCACGTTCGATCAGCTGACCGACGCGGCCGACTACGTGCGCACGATGGAGCGCCGCACGGGCCTGAAGATCGGCGTGCCCGAGGAGGTCGCCTGGCGGCGCGGTCTCCTCACCGACGACGACCTCCGCCGCCGCGGCGAGTCGCTCCCGAAATCCGGTTACGGTGCCTATCTCATGGGACTGCTCGAGCGGAGGATGGAATGACCGAGGTGCTCGTCACCGGCGGAGCCGGTTTCATCGGTTCGAATTTCGTGCGGTACCTCCTCGCCCACACGGATCATCGGGTGGTCGTGCTCGACGCGCTCACCTACGCCGGCAACCGCGCCTCGCTCGCGGGGCTGCCCGCGGACCGGCTGCGGTTCGTGCGGGGGGACGTCCGTGACGCCGCCCTCGTGGGCGAGGTCGTCGGCGCGCTCACGGGCGAGGGGGACGCCGTCGTGCACTTCGCCGCGGAGTCCCACAACGACAACTCGCTGCGCGACCCGGGCGCGTTCGTGGGGACGAACCTCGTGGGCACGTTCACGCTGCTCGAGGCCGTGCGCCGCCACGGCGTCCGGTTCCACCACATCTCCACCGACGAGGTCTACGGCGACCTCGACCTCGACGCCCCCGACCGGTTCACCGAGGCCACCGCCTACAATCCCTCCTCGCCCTATTCGGCCACGAAGGCGGGCAGCGACCTGCTCGTGCGGGCGTGGACGCGCTCGTTCGGGATCCGCGCGACCATCTCGAACTGCTCGAACAACTACGGGCCCTACCAGCACGTGGAGAAGTTCATTCCGCGCCAGATCACGAACGTGCTCCGCGGGATCCGACCCAAGCTCTACGGCGCGGGGCTCAACGTGCGCGACTGGATCCACACCGAGGACCACTCCGCGGCGGTGCTCGCGATCCTCGAGCGGGGCCGGATCGGGGAGACCTACCTCGTCGGCGCCGACGGCGAACGCGACAACCGGAGCGTCGTCGAGACGATCCTCGCTCTCATGGGCAGCCCGCCCGGCGCCTATGACCTCGTGCCCGACCGGGCGGGCCACGACCTGCGGTACGCGATCGACGCCGCGAAGCTGCGGACCGAGCTCGGGTGGGCGCCCCGGTACGATTTCGACGCCGGCCTGGCCGCGACCATCGACTGGTACCGCAGGAACGAGGACTGGTGGGCACCCGCCAAGGA
The window above is part of the Pseudactinotalea sp. HY158 genome. Proteins encoded here:
- the asnB gene encoding asparagine synthase (glutamine-hydrolyzing) → MCGIVGVRSFDGAPDLDLAIRMLSRVPHRGPDGSGLFRDEHVALGHARLAVIDADGGAQPMGNADGSVWVTFNGEIFNYVELRRELIGLGHRFVSASDTEVIVHAWEQWREDCFERFNGQWALAIWERGSRRLILCRDRLGVRPLYFTRDRHRLLFASEVKSLLADPRLPRAFDRVGLAETMTFWSTVAPRTVFAGIRQLPPGHVAIIDERGERLFPFWQPDFPERGTEPLQDLTQNTAAVRDRVVEAVRLRFLRSDVPVGAYLSGGLDSAITAAVIARYTDVPLQTFSLRFADADFDEGAFQSVMAARLGTEHHEVTVRAGDIGAAFPEVVRHAEAPMLRAAPVPMFLLSGLAREHGYKVVVTGEGADEVFAGYDLFREARLREFLARDPDSRIRARGLELLYPWLARSPGAAPAFAREFFGRHLDVADPALSHRPRWDTTSALLRMTVPHPDWESDVTAGLLERMPPSHRRWDPLSRAQWLEMSTLLPGYILASQGDRMLMAHSVEGRFPFLDRDVVDLAGRLPGRHKLQGLDEKHILKRAFADLLPDEILTRPKQPYRAPDAAAFFGADPPPWIEEATRPEAVAAAGIFQPRAVAALVAKCRRTGGVRMSNTDNMRILAVLSTQLLHRQFIDGDGSSPADHAPAEPMTVTDLVTTW
- a CDS encoding PqqD family protein codes for the protein MRLRVDDVSCREIDDEMVLLDLRTSTYLTANRVGTTLLRLLAEECSTADLADALVAAFGIERAAALADTRAFLGDLHHRGLLERAEPGIAAGTPGHDSDP
- a CDS encoding lasso peptide biosynthesis B2 protein, which produces MTPIREVPAVAAALLVACAVEVALHLLSLPRTARAVGAPLRQGGGAAPAARGNARLGPRGRRRVRAVRRVMRHWPFGDTCLRHALVAGQRLRRLHPELVVGVRKTGGVVRAHAWLEFETGLYDPLGVARAYLPLEPLPGEEGT
- a CDS encoding asparagine synthase-related protein produces the protein MEVDGACTGHVQLTVATTPRADRDRDAASRRDRAATYERLAGRELDVGAPLGAMPVPWEAVVPGRTVRDGRTVRDGGTVRDALDHAAREAVADGPCYVLFSGGRDSSLVLALATRAARALGVPDPVPVTAVYPGDARADESAWQDLVLGHLGLTERIVVPVTHERSTLGDLATRHLRRRGLVWPEAVHTQPLFFDQLDPGTVLTGEGGDAFIEGRRITPLYLLLGRRRRPSGALVRAAAAALSPAVVARRQSRRRFADPAALGWLRPAARDILARDEAAERGPLRWDEATWAIYSRRATRLGLDNATASAAEYGLTLRHPIAEAPVVAALARAGGGWGFRGRTNLFRLLGADLLPDAILARRSKAAFNASRWGERERRFAEGFRGGAFSPDFIDEERLRAVWLSDRPHPVSYFLAQMAWLHEEGLPMIPPAAPPRP
- a CDS encoding lasso RiPP family leader peptide-containing protein, which gives rise to MNDYEAPKLTEVGSVREMTLGGHNLQDWSDEIRLWKWTVPAPGTFS
- a CDS encoding nucleotidyltransferase family protein, which gives rise to MSARSTVTDRPPRRRARSALSHALVQIARGETPVIAPSVRARPEAFAGAVRYHRLAPLAHTLLRETAGDLARLVEDDRDRARATHLHMTTLVGALGDLFEDLPWVVFKGPVLSEVAHPVAGLRSYGDLDLLVAPGDLRTASARLLEAGWTIADFDDMLGNPDVPGEMHWRSPSGALMDLHWSMINTAGRRRRLDVPTARILERRVPIRLGFVPGWTLDPADTLIHVCLHAALTGANRLLYLVDAQRSAARVTDWAEVARRAAAWKAAPHVSLVLRRARSGLGGDLPIGLDRLLGSSPAFRALTGAVDRIAPVPGARSEPGIARLVARAAQPGAARTALAASRGVARHVLQRDRAAQAARSGRADRVVAGQRALGVYLDRVEGAIRSS
- a CDS encoding UDP-glucose/GDP-mannose dehydrogenase family protein, translated to MRVAVVGCGYLGAVHAAAMAEFGHDVIGFDVDARKIAALRAGEPPIFEPGLPELLSAGISSGRLNFSSDVADIAGASLIFLTVGTPQLKDGRAADLSYVDAAITALAGQLRPGDVVVGKSTVPIGTAARLAARLDDLAPGAVLAWNPEFLREGWAVQDSLAPNRLVFGLPPAADRARRAEAALREVFARPLANDTPLIVTDYATAELVKVSANAFLATKISFINAMAEIAEVTGADVTQLADAIGYDDRIGRRYLGAGVGFGGGCLPKDIRAFRARAEELGRGESVAFLAQVDAINLRRRKRLVAHAIDLLDGTPHGKVVAVLGLAFKPQSDDVRDSPALDIAVRLHGLGAVVRATDPKAIENSRALHPQLDYRESFEDAVTGADVLVLVTEWDEYRYLDPEAVGELVAGRNVADGRNSYDPARWRAAGWRYRGLGRP
- the rfbA gene encoding glucose-1-phosphate thymidylyltransferase RfbA, with translation MKGIILAGGSGTRLHPITIGVSKQLMPVYDKPMIYYPLSTLMLAGIRDILVITTPHDAASFERLLGDGSQFGISVSYARQRSPDGLAQAFTIGADFIGTGRVALVLGDNLLYGPGLGRRLTRFTRIDGGAIFAYWVAEPRAYGVIEFDDAGRAVSLEEKPADPRSSYAVPGLYFYDNDVIEIARGLRPSARGEYEITDVNRAYLERDRLRVEVLPRGTAWLDTGTFDQLTDAADYVRTMERRTGLKIGVPEEVAWRRGLLTDDDLRRRGESLPKSGYGAYLMGLLERRME
- the rfbB gene encoding dTDP-glucose 4,6-dehydratase, with translation MTEVLVTGGAGFIGSNFVRYLLAHTDHRVVVLDALTYAGNRASLAGLPADRLRFVRGDVRDAALVGEVVGALTGEGDAVVHFAAESHNDNSLRDPGAFVGTNLVGTFTLLEAVRRHGVRFHHISTDEVYGDLDLDAPDRFTEATAYNPSSPYSATKAGSDLLVRAWTRSFGIRATISNCSNNYGPYQHVEKFIPRQITNVLRGIRPKLYGAGLNVRDWIHTEDHSAAVLAILERGRIGETYLVGADGERDNRSVVETILALMGSPPGAYDLVPDRAGHDLRYAIDAAKLRTELGWAPRYDFDAGLAATIDWYRRNEDWWAPAKEATESAYAEQGR